In Pirellula sp. SH-Sr6A, the DNA window ATGCGGAGAGGTTGAAGGATGTTTTTCCGGAGTTTCATTCGATAGCTAGCAGAGGCGAATGGAAGGGGCTGTGATACTCTCCATTCTTTGGATTGGCTGTGCAAGGGCCGTTGATGGGAGAAGGGGGTGAGTTTTGCTATGGACCCTGAGGAGAACGAAGGGGTAGTATCCCAAGTGAATCCAAAAACAATGACTAAGGGCGGGGCAGTTTCCATGGATGGCCAAAAACTCAAAATTGCGTTGATGTCCTCCCAGACCATTTGGGGTGGTGGCGAGCAATTTATTTGGTCGCTCGGGCGAGGGCTTATGGAACGCGGGCACCAAATCGTCTGGTTTACCGATCCGACGAGCCCTCTAGCCGCCAAAATTCAGACGGCCGGTTACCGACAGTTTTCCGTTCCGAGCCGGAAACCGAAGATTCGCGATCTTATACGTATTCGAAGGATCTGCGAGAGCTCTGGCGTTCAAGTCATGCACGCAAACGACACCCACGCCGTGAATTGGAGTTCGATTGCACTGCTGGGGAAAAAGCGAATCCGACGGGTCGCTGTCAAGCACACCGCCTTTCCAATTCAATCGGCAGCACGTTACAACTGGCTGGTAGATTCCCTCGTCTGTGTGTCGCAGGCCGTTCGCAAGATCTGCATTGAGTCCGGTATCACGGAGTCCCGAACGACGGTCATTCATGGAGGTGTCGAAAACGCTAGCATTCAGCGGACGGAGGCTCGATTCAGCATTTGCGAACAGTTGGGGATCGACAAAAGTGTGCCCGTCTTCTCCGCAGTCGGGAGTCTGCTTCCTTGCAAAGCCTACCACCGCCTGGTGGAGGCGGCCCATCATCTTCGGTGGCATCTTCCGGAATTCAGAGTTGCAATTTGTGGGGAAGGGCGAGAACGAGGGAGCTTGGAAAAACTGATTCGAAAGTATTCGTTGGAGAAGCATGTTCAGCTATTAGGATTTCAGGCGGACCCATCACGATGGATTGCGGGAAGCGATGCATTTGTTCACCCATCCCTTTCCGAAGGCCTTTCGCTCGTCGCTATCCAAGCCCAAATGCTAGGGGTGCCTGTGATCGCATCGGAATGCGATGGACTCGCGGAAGTCCTTCGCAATCCGTACACAAACAAAGAGTTAGGCTGGATTCTGCGAGGGGACGATCCTTCCATGCTGGCAAATCTCATGCTCGATGCATTGCATCAAAACGAACGACGCTTCGAGCGATTGCAAGCGGCGAAGAACTCGGCATTGGATCGCTTCCACGTCCAACGCATGATCGGTGGTTTCGAAAGGCTTTACACGCGATTGGTTGGTCAAGATGTCGCGGTCTCGCTCCGCAGCGGCACAGCCTCGCAGGAATCCATCGAAAGCCTCGAGCGCGAATCGCATTCCCACGGTGGGGTGCGGCAAGCCGCTTGATTAGGGCAGCGATCCTTTGATTCCTGTCCCGTTGATGCCCACTTCTTCCCTTTTAACAAAGAAAACACTTCCCTGTTATCGAGAGATGCTTCCGATTGTACCGCTTCCACCTTTTTCTTTTCATCCGCACTCGGTGTGGGTTCGATAAGAAAATCGTGCAGGCTTGCACTCGCGAAAAGCTCAAGATGGAAAAGTAACGGAGTAGGAATTCAATGAAGCGACATGGACGTAGCTGGCTAAAGCAATCGATTCTCTCCCTGGGACTGCTGGGTGTTGCTATGCCTGCCGTCAATGCTCAGGAAGACCCCTCGAAACTAACCCAACCGGTGATGCGGGTTTCGAAGAACGAAGTCGTAGCACCGAACAGCGTTCCTCACCCACTCGATCCCGCCATCCAGCTGGCTCACCAATCGATTGGAATGATTCAACGCGATCTCAATGACTACACGGGAGTGTTGGTAAAGCGAGAGCGGATCAACACGACTTTGGGTGAACACGAATTCATGTTCGTCAAGATTCGCAATCGCAAGATGGAGAACAATCAGATTGTCACTCCATTCAGCGTTTATTTGGCGTTTCTGAAGCCTGCCGCGGTCAAGGGTCGCGAAGTAATCTTCGTCGAGAACCAAAACGAAGGAAATCTGGTTGCCCATGAAGGCGGGATGAAACGGATGCTCGGCACCCACCATCTCCCTCCCACCGGCATGCTAGCTATGGCCGGCCAACGCTATCCATTGACCGACATTGGAATCGAAAATTTGGTTGTCAAACTGATCGAACGGGGGGAACGAGACAAGCGACATGGCATGTGCAATGTCGAGTTGATCCCCGGTGCGAAGGTGAGCAAGCGAGAGTGCTCGATCATTCAAGTCACTCACCCCATTCAGCAATCACACTACGACTTCCACATCGCTCAAATCTTCATGGATGATCAGTTGAAGATCCCTGTGCGCTACGCCGCGTACGATTGGCCCAAGAAGCCTGGTGCTGAGTTAGAGGTGATCGAAGAGTACACCTACCAAGACTTGAAGTTCAATGTCGGTCTCACCGATGCTGACTTCGATCCGAACAACAAAGAGTACAACTTCCACAAGCGATAGCTCGCATTGGAAACACCGAAAAGGGGAGCCTCAAGTGGCTCCCCTTTTTCGTTTCCATTGAGAATTCTCCGACGCTATGTGCGGAGGGCGATGCATTGATGGCAAAGCGAAACACTCATCTTCCTGCTCGTCTTGCCATTGCGATTCTTATTGCTCTACCCGGCACGCTCATCGCCCCTTTTGCACTATGGCTACTAGCCGCTTCATTTTTGCAATTTTTCAATCACCGATGGATTGTTAGTTGGATCGTAACACTGTTTAGCTTGGAGTGTTTAATCGCCCTGTCGATCGTCTGGGGGTATGTGATTCTGGGGCCCCGTGAATTGTTCTCGAGTGAAGACTAGATCGACGTGTCGTTGCGTTGTGTTTATCGCAGGCTACCAAATGAAACAGCCTAGGGTGTTGCCCTAGGCTGTAGTCTTTATGGCCATTTGCCCATCCAAGGAGCTTGCATTCGGCAGTCTCGCGATGTTGTTGCGAGCGAAGCAATGCCTTTAGTCGACAACCTTGGCGTCGATCCACTTCATCAAGCTTCGCAGTTGTTGTCCTACTTGCTCGATTTGATGTTTGCGTTGGATGCGGCGCTGAGCCTTGAACGCAGGAGCGTTGGCTCGGTTTTCCAAAATCCATTCGCGAGCGAATTGTCCGGTTTGGATTTCGGTGAGGATCTTCTTCATTTCCTTCTTGGTTTCCGCGGTGATGATGCGTGGGCCGCGGGTATAGTCACCGAACTCTGCGGTGTTGGAGATGCTGTACCGCATGTAGTTCAAGCCACCTTGGTAGAGCAAGTCGACGATCAGCTTGAGTTCGTGCATGCACTCAAAGTAGGCCATTTCGGGTTGGTAGCCCGCTTCAACCAGTGTCTCAAAGCCAGCCTTGACCAGTTCGCTGACACCACCGCAAAGGACGACTTGTTCGCCGAACAAATCGGTTTCGGTTTCTTCCGCAAACGTGGTCTCAATCACTCCGCCGCGAGTTCCGCCGATTCCTTTGGCATAGGCCAAGCCGATCTTTTTGGTCGTGTCGCTCGCACCTGTTCCGAGGGCGATCAAACAAGGGACACCGCCCCCCTTGGTGTACTCGCTTCGGACGAGGTGGCCAGGGCCTTTGGGGGCTACGAGTAGCGTATCGACTCCTTGTGGGGGATCGATTTGTCCGAAGTGGAGATTGAATCCGTGGGAGCACATGAGCACGTTCCCTTGGGATAGGTTCGGCCTGATGTGGGCGCGATAAAGATCCCCTTGGACTTCATCGGGCAGCAGGATGTTGATAATGTCCGCTTGCTTGGTCGCTTCAGCGATATCCAGAGGTTTGAAGCCGTGGCTGACTGCCAAATCGTAGTTCTTGCTGCCAGGTCGTTGGCCGATGATCACTTTGCAACCGCTGTCGCGGAGGTTTTGTGCTTGGGCGTGTCCCTGGGAGCCGTAACCAAGAATCGCAATCGTCTTGTCTTTGAGGACCGAGAGATCAGCGTCGTTGTCGTAGTAGATTGTTGCAGCCATGAGTGATTGGATATCTGGTGTTCGAGAAATGTGGGAGGAAGGTGCAAGCCGACTCGAGGCTGGCTAACCAAAGAAATTCAACGGTGACGAGCTAAACGTCGGAGTCGTGGTCTTCGAAGGTCTCGGCGACCGCGTCAGGATTGCTGCCTCGGACCATGGCGATGCGTCCCGTTCGGACCAGCTCCAAGATTCCATAGGGACGCATTCGTTCGATAAACGCCTGGATCTTGCTCTCGCGACCCGAAATTTCGATCATCAACTCTTCGTGCCCAACGTCCACAACCCGCCCTCGGAAGATGTCGACGAGCTCGCGAATCTCGGTCCTCACGGCACCGGTAGGAGCGTGGACCTTGACGAGCATGAGATCTCGTTCGACGTAGTCGCGCGACGAGATGTCTTGAACCCCGACAACCGTGACGATCTTTTCCAACTGCTTTCGCACTTGTTCCGACACACGATTATCCCCGACGACGACAAACGTCATACGAGAAAGATTCTTATTCTCGGTTTCGCCAACGGCGAGGGACTCGATGTTGTAACCGCGCGAAGCCAACATGCCAGAGATGTGGGCCAAGACGCCGGGAACGTTTTGTACAACCGCGGAGAGTACGTGCCGCATTCCAGTTCTTGATCGTAGGGTGACTCGCTCGTGATTCGAAAGTCGGATCGCCAATCTGCAAGTCACTAGGACTGCGACCCATTGCATCTTTCATCAAGGGAGAGAATGATAGTTCAATTCCTTGTTTTCTCAAGGTGCATACCGGTTCGTCTTCTCCTCAATTACCGAACGACTTGGTCGTTTCCTTTTTCAACGTGAATTCCGAAGCCATCTACCAGCTCATCGACTTCGGCGAAGGCAAAAAGCTTGAGAAGATAGGGGGATTGGTCGTGGAGAGACCCTCTCCAGGAGCCACTGACCCCCTGGGGGGTTCACCCCTTTGGGAAAAAGTCGATCTCGCTTACCGGGATCAAGGCTGGCATTATCTGAGCTCATGCAGTCGTCGGATGGATTGGGAGAATTGGAAGGGGACGGTTGACTCGGTTACCCTTCGATTCAAACCAACCGCAGCCGGGCAGGTTGGGATTTTTCCAGAACATTGGACTCATTGGCCTTGGTTCCAGGAGCAGTACGTCCGACTGTCGGAACCTCATTTACCCCAACCGCGTGTTCTGCACTTATTCGCCTACACCGGGGCGACGACGTTGGCGCTCGCCGCCAGAGGCTTCCACGTAACCCATGTCGACGCGTCTCGCCCGACGGTCGCGTGGGCCCGCGAGAATGGGGAGCTTTCCGGTTTGAAGGATCGACCCGTTCGCTGGATCGTGGACGACGCGGTCAAATTCGTCGACCGAGAGGTACGACGGGGAAATCGCTACTGCGGACTCATTTTGGATCCGCCCAGTTTCGGGCATGGGACGCAAGCCGAACGGTGGCAGATTCATCGGGATTTACTCCCATTGCTTCACCAATGTTGGAAGCTTCTCGACGAGGAAAGGGGCTTCGCGTTGCTGTGCGGCCATTCGCCCGATATCCGTTTGCGCGAGCTAGCTAGATCTCTCGGCGCCGCTCATGGGATGCGTCGGGTTGAGAAGAACAGGATCCAACAGGCTGGTCTCGAGGATTCGGAAGGGCGCACGCTGGATTGCGGCTATGCGAGCTTATTTGAATGGTAGAAACGAAAAAACCCGCCAGGGGACTAGCGGGTTTTTTGGATTTGCCAATTCACGGAGAGTGGGCAGACGAGGACGGGCGTTGGGCGTCGTGAAGCCGGGAAGACTACTGCTGAACGCGAAGCCGCTTCTGAATATCGGTTTCCAAGACACCGAAGACGGCTTCGTGTCGTTGAACGGACATTTGCAAAGCAGCCAACAATCGTTTGGCGGTGAAGAAATTCATGATGATTCGCTGTTTGACAACGATCGGATCCTTTGGAATCCCAACCGGCTGTGGGTTGAGACCAAAATCAACGATTAGTTCTTCAGGAGAGCCGGTGACGCGGCAGAAGTTTGCGTAACATGCAATCGCGTCTTCGTCCTTCACTTGAACCTGTACTGGCTGGGCTTGCGGACGCGCGCCCTCGGATGTTTCGGTGTTTTCCACTTCGGTCGACATTGTTCACTCCTGCAAAAACGATAACAAGGCGTCGAGGCTTTTTAGCTCTCACTAGTTAACATCACTCTACCACGCGACTCGCAGCGTGCGCGGAATTTGGCTTAGAATTCAAAGTTAAACGTCTTCACGGCGTATCGATACAACCGCCATCCCAGGGACTTCCACGCTAAGTGGACATTCGCTTTTCCACGGTATCCGCCCCCCACGGGAATGTTCTCTCGGTCAAAGTAAACTTTTGCCTGATACGATGTACTCATGGGCAAAGTTCTTCCGGATTCATCGGTCTTCGTATCGAGCGAACCCCCGGTCTGGGTGGATAGGCTGGCCGATGTTTCCTTCATTTCGGATTGGGAGAAGCTCGCAATTTTCCCGTAGAACGACTGCAGCTTCGCCGCATCGAACATCAACTCGACTTGGTCACCGACTTTGACCAAGTTTCGATCGTGCTGGTCGATCACCAATACGCCTTCCATTTCGTTGGTGGGTGCGACGATGCAGAGCAAGTCACCCTCGCTGAAGACCGCCTCGGAATTGCTTGCTTGAAACGGGTTTCCATGCCAAGAAGGAAGTTGCTCCTGAGCTTGCGACTGTTTGTTGATCGACTTCTCTGGGGGTTGAAATAGGATGCCGTCAATCGGACTGACGACTCGGAGTCGTTGCAGTTTATATCCCAGTTCCTGCACCGTTCCTTCGGCGGTCATTAATGCTTTCTCTTCTTCCGCGGCGGTCAAGGCGAGCGCGGGATTGGAGCTGGCGACATAGCGGATTTGGTCGAGGCGTTGTTTAGCAAGATCGCGTTTGGTGATCGATTCCTGCAGTTGAAGTTGCAGTTGGATATTCTCCAAATCGCAAATCGGCTCCCCTGCTTGCACCCTGTCCCCGGGTTTCTTGTGCCATCGCACCAGTTTGCCAGGAACAATGGCATGCACCTCTCGGCCGTCTTTGGGCTGCGTTTCCACTGAGCCATTGACGTGAAAAGGGAATGGGAAAAAGCAGAATACCGAAAGGATGGCGGTCGCAATCAACAGACTCGTTAAGACGTTCGCCCGTTTCATTTTCGAGGCTCTCCCTGGTGTTCTGAAAAACTTGATGGTGGCGATCAATCCTGGCACGATCATCCCTGCGACCCCTGCTACTGCGAACGCGCGTCCAAGGGATTGAAGACCATACGGTTTGAGAACCTGATTCAGGAACAAGATGATCCCGAACGCGACCACCCATCGATAAATCGACGAAGCGACGGTGAAGACCCCGAACAGGAACCGGTTCTTGGTCGGCAAAAAGGGATTCTCTTGCAACTCGAGTCCCAAGCAATTCTTTTGGAACCAACGCTTGAGAATCTCATTCGCTTTCTGGCGAAGATTGGGGATCTCCAAAAAGTCCATGAGAATGTAGTAACCGTCAAATCGTAGCAACGGATTACCGTTGAATACGACAGTGCTGACCGAGCATATAAACATCACGCTCAAACAGAGGAAATTGAACATTCCGTCTTCGCTGAACCACCAAAGGAAGGTGGCGATGGAAGCCAGGATCAATTCGACATACATGCCCGCAGCGCCGATAAATACCCGCTGCCACTTGTTCGGTAACATCCAGGAATCGGAGACGTTGCAATACAAGCACGGAGTGAAGACCAGAAGCATCGCTCCCATCTCATGGCACTCTCCTCCGAATTTCTTACAACTCAAACCGTGTCCAAACTCGTGTAGAATTTTCACGCACCCCATGGTGATTCCGAGCCAGATCCAGTTATTGGCCGAGAAGAACTGCTGGAACGTCGGTAGCTTGGTCTTGAATTCGTGGTAGTTCACCAAGACGAGCGTGATAGCGGCGAGCCCCATCACGGCAACGGCAATCAAACACCAAGTCGTAAAAATCCAGCCAAACCACGGAAGAAGTCGGTTGAGAATGTGTTCCGGGTCGATGCCTCGGAATCGAATCGCGAAGATGTTCGCGAGCTTGCCAAGTTGTTCTTTCTTTTTCTTTTGATCCCCACGCCGTCGAAGCTGTCGGCCTTGCCCACCTGAGTGAGAAATCACAAGCCCACTTCGGTGCAACATTCCGACAAACTGTTGCAGGTCTTGCAAAGAAATCCGTTGAGGAGCGAATTGGGCTTGAAAATCGTCTTTGATCTGTTGAAGACTGGTCTCGCCATCGAGCATGTTCAAAATGGCGAATTCTTCATCGTGGAATCGGAAGTAGTTCAGTCCAACCGGTTCCTTGACGACCCAGTACGAACGGCCGTGGTATTTGTGTCGACGGGATTCCAGGTCCGGTCGACGGCGCAGCTTGAGCGGCCGCATCGCGCTGTTGACCAAGGAATCTGCCATCGTTGTCATAGATGTGTAGCCGTCTCTCTAGTGTCTGATTCGCTTGGTATCAACGAGCTTTGAAGAGGGATCGCAAACCAAGATGCTTTTAGGGATTATCGAGTTGGAGAGGCGATTTCAATGGTCGCCTTCATCCCTTCTCGCATTAAGAATTGACCGTCTGGCAATCGCACATTGTCGATCTCGACCCACATTCGATACGTGTCTGGTTCGCTCGCTCGAGGTGCGACAAATCCTACGATGCCATCTACGTCGTGCTTGACTCCGGGGGCGATTTGGACCGACACCCGGGCCTTCGAGTTGAGGAGCAAGTGAGGGGGGATATTGACGCGGACTTGGCCGTTGACGCGAATCTTGGACATGTCGGTGAGCCGAAGGATGACTTCCCCTGCTCGCACATAATCGAACTGTTCCTTTTTCACATCGCTTACCAATCCATCCCAGTGGGCATTGATGTTTCGCAATGCGGTTTGAACGCTGGCGGCTTCCAGCTTGGCTTCGGAGACGCCGACCGCGGCCTTGTCCTTGGCGTGTTCGATCTTGGACACATTGATCTGCAACTCCGCCTTTTTGAGCTCCAGTTTCTTTTTCTGATTGGTGCTGAGATCTTCAGCACGGTCGCGGTAAAGCTTGTCAGAAATCTCCACTTCATTCTTCGCGACTTCAAACGCTGCTTCGGAATACAAGATCTGACTTTGGTCGCCGGCCTTGAGTTTGGCCTGCTCTAGCTCTTTGGTTTGCACGATGATTTCAGCCAAAGCGATCCGAGTATCCAATTCGATCATCGGATCTCCCTGCTTGACTGCCTTGCCCTCGTCGACATGCATTTGCGTAATGATTCCATCCGCTTGCGCAGCGACATCGATATCTCGTACGAAGGTGAGCGAAGCAATCGGAACGAGCAGAATACCACTTGGGACGGCAGGCGGAACACCGATGCCACTCGAGGGGACTGCGTTGCTCGGCAGAACGCTGCCTTGAGGGAGCCCGACAGGAGCACTGGGGAGTGAACCGAGATCGGATGCACCTGGCAACAGGACATCGTTCGATTGAAGAGCCTGCGCGAGGACGATGGGCGGTTCAGATGGAGGCAGATTGCCGGAGCCGAGGGGAGTAGGATTGCTCGGGTCGATGTTGACGAGCAAAGGAGCTTCGGTCGCACTCGTGCTCCCCGAGGGAAACCCGGATGCGATAGGCTCGGAGGTATTGCTGTTCGACGCGAGAGTCGACGGTTGGCCTGTCAGGGGATCGTTCTGTGAATCGTTCCCTGCGCGATAACCGTTGATGCCGAGAGAGGGTACCGCTTGATCGATCCAATTGCGAACGCTCGGGATCGCAAAAGCGAGTCCGCCTACGATAGCAACCGTAGCACATGCAACCCAAATTGACTTCTTCATATCGATATTCTGTGCGTTAGAACAAGAGATAAGCTCGGACCCACTCAACGACTTCATGGAACCATACGAACGCTGCGCTCCGACGGCCAGCTTTGACCTTCGCGATAACGCGGGCCCCCGGATTGCGACTGAGAGCACGGAGGGACTCTGGATCGGGATTGCACCGAAGCTTGACAACGGGACCATCTTCGGCGTTGAGTTCGGCTCGTCCGCTTACGCCTGCATACGAAAGTTTGCCGGAGTAGCTCTTCGAGGGATCCGTCATCATGATAAAATCGACGGGGAGAACGAGCTGCTGTGGATTGGTGAGACCGGGTGTCTTGGCAATCTCGTCTTCGAATGCCTGTAGCAGGTAGCTCATCCTCTTCTCTGGCAAAAGGACTTCGACCTCCCAGTCCTTTTCCTTGTCGGCGATCGTCATCAAGACCTGCCCCATCACCACAGGACGTCGGTTGAGCATTCGCTCGACATCCCAAGTCATGACGACTCCATCGATCGGGCTTGTTCGCACCATCTTGGCTTCCATTTGCCGCGCGAGCTGCAACTGGGTTTCAAGACCTTTGAGAGTCGTCTCGGCTTCGATTTTCTCCTGCGTGAGTCGTTCGCGCTCCGAGGGAGTCAAAATCGAGGAATCGAGGGTCAAGGTTCGGGTTCGGTTCTCGACCCGTTGGGCAGCTTGCATGATCTGGTCTTCGAGATTGACGATCTCCTTCGACAAATCGTCATCTCGCATGCGGACCAAGGGCTGGCCCGCTTTCACAAAGTCCCCGTGTCGCACGTAGACTTCTTCGACGTTCCCATTGGCATGCGCAAACACATGCTTTTCTTCCGTAGGTTTTAACTCGCCATTCCCTTTGAGTTTGAAGTCGATTTGCACGATGAACGTTGCAATCATCGCGATGGCGATCACGCCGATAATTCCCAGCGTTTTGGGAAGGGCCGAACCTCGGAACATCCACAACGCGCGATCGAGGAATCGCCAAACGGGCATAAACAAAATATTGCTATGCGCCAGCGAGTTCGACATCGCGCGGCAAGCATGCTCATAGACCAAATCGACACGCCCTTCCAGCACAGGCTTGGATAGCTGGGTTTCGATTTGCTCGACGATCAAGGCGCCGATGATTTCTCGCCTTTGACGCGTCTCGCTGGTTTCATTTCTCGCCGCGAGCACATCCCCTTCGGTTTTACGTTCCGGCTGACGGATCGGAAGGACCGTGACGGTCCGCCCGTGTGAAAGATCGACGTAGTCCTCGATGGCTTCCTCGAGCTGTGGTGGAAGATCCTCCGTGGAGCCATCGTACCACAAGGACTCTCCACTCTTGACCACGCGTGTCGCAAGGTTGTTGAGGGATTGGACGATGTTGGAACGCGATTCAATGGAGTCTTGGCCGGAGATCGCCACCACCTTGGCTTTGCCACCTTTCAATACGGCTACGCTCACTCGATCGCATTCGATCAATCGTCGCCCCTCGTTGGCAATGGTGTAGGCCGTGTCCCGCATGTCGAGATTGTCATGGACCAATCTCGCAAATTGATCCGACTGCTGCCACATCTCCTGACGCGTGGAAACCTGCTGGAGGGTGTGGCTTTGATGCCAATCCCCAATCAGCTTGGTCATGTGTTCCAAGAAGCGAAGGTACCCCCGCTGCGCCTCGGCAGGAGAATTGGCTCGCTGCAGGATTTCCAACAATCCCACCGGCTGCTTGTTTGCGATGAGCGGCGCCGTGACGAGCAAATGGGGGGTCGGGTTGGCTTCTCCCTCCGGATCGCCAGACCCCGATTGCGGAGGTACCAACTCGGCGCGGCCCTGGGAAATCAGCCTGGAAAGGAGCCTGCCGTGTTGAATCGCCTCAGGGCGATCGGGCTGCATGAGATGCGGATCGAGCTGGATCTGATGGGCCAACCTCATCGCACCGTCTTGGTCGATCACCCAGACCGCTCCGCCTTCGGCCGCTAGGGCCGCAATGATCTTTTGGAGGACGGCAGGATAGTAGTCACCCGCCTTCAAGTCGGATTTCGAAAGCTCGGTTATCTCGCTAACCAGATTCCGTATTCGCCGTTTAGTCTGTTCGACATTCTCGTCCGATGTGGCGGAAGACATAGGAATAGTCTAGGAAAAAGAAGGAAACGGAATCCAAGAGTTCGACATCCATGCATCGAACATAATACACAGCACCTTCAGACCTTATCGCATGCCCTTAGCGCATAAGCTCAAAGATAGAGACAACGATATCGTTGCAAAAGCTCCAAACGGAACAACTGGTCTCAGAATCCAAAATCCCTTTTCCACAGATTCCGATTGGTGAGGATGGGCGAAGATTTCCAATTAACATGACCTGTTAGATTACGCGTTCTGCGAAATGGTTCCCTGCTAGCTAAAACCGAACCGGGCGAAACCGAACGGGGCTAACTGGTCCCACGGGGACGCAGGGGGACGGGAGGTATCCAACAACTTACCTCGTAACTTGCCGCCGCGCGCCAGCAGACACTTTGAATGTGCGGTATGCACAACGTGCCGGTCGACGATCCTGGCTGCGGTCCGAGTCGATCGCTCGGCCACCTGGGGCCTTTCGAGCCCCGTTCGCTTGGACCTCTGTCCGCCTCGAGCCTGGGGCCAAGCAGCTGATGCCATGCGACGATCTGGGGCTCTTAGGCGAGAAGCTCGCTGAGGACGCGTTGCGGTTCGACCCCCGTCAGCTTCTGTTCCAGTCCTTGAAATGGAAATACAAACCGCTCGTGATCGATCCCCATGCAATTCAGGATCGTGGCGTTCAAGTCATTAACGTGGACGGGATTCTCGACGACGTTATAGCTGTAATCGTCGGTCTTGCCGTACTCGATCCCACCTTTGATTCCGCCACCTGCCATCCACATGGTGAAGCACTTGGGATGGTGATCGCGTCCGTAGTTCTCGCGGGTCAAACCCCCTTGGCAATACACCGTGCGGCCGAATTCCCCTCCCCAGACAACGAGTGTGGAGTCGAGTAACCCACGTTGTTTGAGATCCGTTAGAAGGGCCGCGCACGCTTGATCGGTATCACGGCATTGGGCAGGAAGATCGTTGGCGATGTTACCGTGTTGATCCCATCCCCGATGAAGCAGCTGTACTACACGGACCCCACGCTCGACAAGCCGTCGCGCGAGCAACGCACTGGACGCAAACGTCCCGGGCTTGGTCACTTCGGGGCCATAAAGATCCAGAACGGACGCGGGTTCATTGCGGATGTCTACCAACTCGGGAACGCTGGTCTGCATCCGGAAGGCCATCTCGTATTGCGCGATGCGGGTCAATATTTCGGGATCTTGCATGGCTTGATGGCGCTCTAAGTTCATCGACTTCAGCGCCTCGAGCATGACCTTGCGATCTTCGGGGCGGACCCCATCGGGATTCGGCAAATAAAGGACTGGATCACCACTGC includes these proteins:
- a CDS encoding DUF3467 domain-containing protein gives rise to the protein MSTEVENTETSEGARPQAQPVQVQVKDEDAIACYANFCRVTGSPEELIVDFGLNPQPVGIPKDPIVVKQRIIMNFFTAKRLLAALQMSVQRHEAVFGVLETDIQKRLRVQQ
- a CDS encoding biotin/lipoyl-binding protein, which produces MADSLVNSAMRPLKLRRRPDLESRRHKYHGRSYWVVKEPVGLNYFRFHDEEFAILNMLDGETSLQQIKDDFQAQFAPQRISLQDLQQFVGMLHRSGLVISHSGGQGRQLRRRGDQKKKKEQLGKLANIFAIRFRGIDPEHILNRLLPWFGWIFTTWCLIAVAVMGLAAITLVLVNYHEFKTKLPTFQQFFSANNWIWLGITMGCVKILHEFGHGLSCKKFGGECHEMGAMLLVFTPCLYCNVSDSWMLPNKWQRVFIGAAGMYVELILASIATFLWWFSEDGMFNFLCLSVMFICSVSTVVFNGNPLLRFDGYYILMDFLEIPNLRQKANEILKRWFQKNCLGLELQENPFLPTKNRFLFGVFTVASSIYRWVVAFGIILFLNQVLKPYGLQSLGRAFAVAGVAGMIVPGLIATIKFFRTPGRASKMKRANVLTSLLIATAILSVFCFFPFPFHVNGSVETQPKDGREVHAIVPGKLVRWHKKPGDRVQAGEPICDLENIQLQLQLQESITKRDLAKQRLDQIRYVASSNPALALTAAEEEKALMTAEGTVQELGYKLQRLRVVSPIDGILFQPPEKSINKQSQAQEQLPSWHGNPFQASNSEAVFSEGDLLCIVAPTNEMEGVLVIDQHDRNLVKVGDQVELMFDAAKLQSFYGKIASFSQSEMKETSASLSTQTGGSLDTKTDESGRTLPMSTSYQAKVYFDRENIPVGGGYRGKANVHLAWKSLGWRLYRYAVKTFNFEF
- a CDS encoding class I SAM-dependent methyltransferase, which encodes MNSEAIYQLIDFGEGKKLEKIGGLVVERPSPGATDPLGGSPLWEKVDLAYRDQGWHYLSSCSRRMDWENWKGTVDSVTLRFKPTAAGQVGIFPEHWTHWPWFQEQYVRLSEPHLPQPRVLHLFAYTGATTLALAARGFHVTHVDASRPTVAWARENGELSGLKDRPVRWIVDDAVKFVDREVRRGNRYCGLILDPPSFGHGTQAERWQIHRDLLPLLHQCWKLLDEERGFALLCGHSPDIRLRELARSLGAAHGMRRVEKNRIQQAGLEDSEGRTLDCGYASLFEW
- a CDS encoding glycosyltransferase, with protein sequence MTKGGAVSMDGQKLKIALMSSQTIWGGGEQFIWSLGRGLMERGHQIVWFTDPTSPLAAKIQTAGYRQFSVPSRKPKIRDLIRIRRICESSGVQVMHANDTHAVNWSSIALLGKKRIRRVAVKHTAFPIQSAARYNWLVDSLVCVSQAVRKICIESGITESRTTVIHGGVENASIQRTEARFSICEQLGIDKSVPVFSAVGSLLPCKAYHRLVEAAHHLRWHLPEFRVAICGEGRERGSLEKLIRKYSLEKHVQLLGFQADPSRWIAGSDAFVHPSLSEGLSLVAIQAQMLGVPVIASECDGLAEVLRNPYTNKELGWILRGDDPSMLANLMLDALHQNERRFERLQAAKNSALDRFHVQRMIGGFERLYTRLVGQDVAVSLRSGTASQESIESLERESHSHGGVRQAA
- the ilvC gene encoding ketol-acid reductoisomerase, whose translation is MAATIYYDNDADLSVLKDKTIAILGYGSQGHAQAQNLRDSGCKVIIGQRPGSKNYDLAVSHGFKPLDIAEATKQADIINILLPDEVQGDLYRAHIRPNLSQGNVLMCSHGFNLHFGQIDPPQGVDTLLVAPKGPGHLVRSEYTKGGGVPCLIALGTGASDTTKKIGLAYAKGIGGTRGGVIETTFAEETETDLFGEQVVLCGGVSELVKAGFETLVEAGYQPEMAYFECMHELKLIVDLLYQGGLNYMRYSISNTAEFGDYTRGPRIITAETKKEMKKILTEIQTGQFAREWILENRANAPAFKAQRRIQRKHQIEQVGQQLRSLMKWIDAKVVD
- the ilvN gene encoding acetolactate synthase small subunit, which gives rise to MRHVLSAVVQNVPGVLAHISGMLASRGYNIESLAVGETENKNLSRMTFVVVGDNRVSEQVRKQLEKIVTVVGVQDISSRDYVERDLMLVKVHAPTGAVRTEIRELVDIFRGRVVDVGHEELMIEISGRESKIQAFIERMRPYGILELVRTGRIAMVRGSNPDAVAETFEDHDSDV
- a CDS encoding DUF1571 domain-containing protein, producing the protein MKRHGRSWLKQSILSLGLLGVAMPAVNAQEDPSKLTQPVMRVSKNEVVAPNSVPHPLDPAIQLAHQSIGMIQRDLNDYTGVLVKRERINTTLGEHEFMFVKIRNRKMENNQIVTPFSVYLAFLKPAAVKGREVIFVENQNEGNLVAHEGGMKRMLGTHHLPPTGMLAMAGQRYPLTDIGIENLVVKLIERGERDKRHGMCNVELIPGAKVSKRECSIIQVTHPIQQSHYDFHIAQIFMDDQLKIPVRYAAYDWPKKPGAELEVIEEYTYQDLKFNVGLTDADFDPNNKEYNFHKR